One genomic segment of Oxobacter pfennigii includes these proteins:
- a CDS encoding manganese catalase family protein, protein MWIYEKKLEYPVHIKNKDLKLAKCIMAQYGGPDGELSASLRYLAQRHTMPTGKSKALLNDIGTEELAHVEIVCAIIYQLTKDATPEELKEAGLGGYFTQHDNALYPADANGVPWTAAFIQSIGDPVTDLTEDMAAEQKARTTYEHLIALADDPDVIDPLKFLWAREVVHFQRFGEALVDVQERLNSKRFF, encoded by the coding sequence ATGTGGATTTATGAAAAGAAATTAGAATATCCGGTTCATATTAAAAATAAGGACTTAAAGCTGGCTAAATGCATAATGGCACAATATGGGGGACCTGACGGAGAATTAAGCGCATCACTCAGATATCTTGCACAGCGCCATACCATGCCTACGGGCAAATCAAAGGCACTGTTGAATGATATAGGCACTGAGGAATTAGCTCATGTTGAGATTGTATGTGCAATTATTTACCAGCTTACGAAAGATGCTACTCCTGAAGAGCTGAAAGAAGCAGGCCTCGGCGGATATTTCACACAGCATGATAACGCACTGTATCCTGCAGACGCAAACGGAGTTCCATGGACCGCAGCATTCATACAGTCTATTGGAGACCCTGTTACCGACCTGACAGAGGATATGGCAGCAGAGCAAAAAGCAAGGACAACATACGAACATCTTATTGCTCTCGCAGATGATCCTGACGTTATAGATCCCCTTAAATTCCTGTGGGCAAGGGAAGTCGTTCACTTCCAGCGCTTTGGCGAAGCACTGGTGGATGTACAGGAACGTTTAAACAGCAAAAGGTTTTTTTAA
- a CDS encoding efflux RND transporter periplasmic adaptor subunit yields MKKKFLSMTILILVLVSILAGCGGQPQSAGPAPQTDIYTPVETQTIKKENLSNMSTLSGKVFPDKEIAVMPKAPGKVAAVNVKVGDKVNEKQVLLTLDREDIQKQVDSTKAAYDLANANYQMNLEKYNNAKLTYDRMKTLYDSGAISKKDLEQAELAASSIQLDLYSAQLSQAEVSYNQAMQNLQNTVIESPIRGIVSAVNVEAGEMASTAQPAVTIVDMDIVNVQIGAAENMISSLKLGQEVKIALTAIPGKEYTGHIENISPVADSKTQMYPVIINIDNKEQEILPGMFAKVEFSTDTVNDAIIVKKESIKEKEGKSYVYVVENDAAVEKEVAIGMDTGSLVEVISGLNEGENIIVKGQDYVENGTKVKIVRGDN; encoded by the coding sequence ATGAAAAAGAAATTTTTATCCATGACTATTCTTATTCTTGTATTGGTGAGTATTTTAGCCGGCTGCGGCGGCCAGCCCCAATCTGCGGGACCTGCGCCTCAGACGGATATATATACCCCTGTTGAAACACAAACTATAAAAAAGGAAAACCTGTCCAATATGTCCACATTAAGCGGCAAAGTATTTCCTGATAAGGAAATAGCTGTCATGCCCAAAGCCCCCGGGAAGGTAGCAGCCGTTAATGTCAAGGTGGGGGACAAGGTTAATGAAAAGCAGGTTTTACTGACATTAGATCGCGAAGATATTCAAAAGCAGGTGGATTCAACAAAGGCTGCCTATGATTTGGCTAATGCTAATTACCAAATGAACTTGGAAAAATATAATAATGCAAAACTTACATATGATAGAATGAAAACTTTATATGACAGCGGCGCCATATCAAAGAAGGATTTAGAGCAGGCAGAGCTTGCTGCATCCTCCATACAGCTTGATCTATACAGCGCCCAGTTAAGCCAGGCGGAAGTATCCTACAACCAGGCAATGCAAAATTTACAGAACACAGTTATTGAATCACCTATAAGGGGAATTGTATCCGCTGTAAACGTGGAAGCAGGGGAGATGGCATCCACAGCCCAGCCTGCAGTAACCATCGTGGACATGGATATTGTAAATGTCCAGATAGGCGCTGCAGAAAATATGATAAGCTCCTTAAAGCTAGGACAAGAGGTTAAAATAGCTCTCACTGCCATACCCGGCAAGGAGTATACAGGCCACATAGAAAACATAAGCCCTGTGGCAGACTCCAAGACTCAGATGTATCCCGTAATAATCAATATAGATAATAAAGAACAGGAAATCCTGCCTGGAATGTTTGCAAAGGTGGAGTTCAGCACAGATACGGTTAATGATGCAATCATAGTTAAAAAGGAAAGCATAAAAGAAAAAGAAGGAAAGAGTTACGTATATGTAGTTGAAAATGATGCGGCCGTTGAAAAGGAAGTTGCAATTGGCATGGATACCGGCTCATTAGTTGAGGTTATAAGCGGTCTTAACGAAGGTGAAAATATAATTGTCAAGGGGCAGGACTATGTAGAAAATGGAACAAAAGTTAAGATAGTCAGAGGTGATAATTGA
- a CDS encoding spore coat protein CotJB produces MREMDVKDLVKRIKELEFAAVDLNLFLDNNPTCQQAISDFNIVHKELMDLKEMYNMRVGPLQNFGNSPSKSVWTWVDEPWPWESGE; encoded by the coding sequence ATGAGAGAAATGGATGTTAAGGACCTTGTAAAGAGAATTAAAGAGCTTGAATTCGCTGCCGTTGACCTGAATCTGTTTCTTGATAATAACCCTACATGCCAGCAGGCTATATCCGACTTCAACATCGTTCATAAGGAATTGATGGATTTAAAGGAAATGTACAATATGAGGGTGGGGCCTTTGCAGAATTTCGGAAATTCCCCCAGCAAATCAGTCTGGACATGGGTTGACGAGCCCTGGCCCTGGGAAAGCGGCGAGTGA
- a CDS encoding L,D-transpeptidase family protein encodes MATVLYNIFNLKALDSTKSAAVLIFILVMAGLLILQRFTRKMFKEKQMEYERVKLAYKEKNKLLKDIFTSKNVKYPPKSIFIRVFKEEGILELWSSSKDKPYTLVKSYPVSKSSGVLGPKRKEGDKQVPEGFYFIDYFNPLSKYYLSLSINYPNESDMILGYRENPGGDIFIHGGSSTIGCIPINDDGIKELYIAAVEAVSQGQDRIEVHIFPKIMDDIGFRELQERHKDDAELLYFWENIKAGYDAFESTKTLPVINIGRDGRYIINIKKL; translated from the coding sequence ATGGCTACAGTTTTGTATAATATTTTTAATTTAAAAGCATTGGATTCAACAAAGTCGGCGGCAGTTTTAATATTTATTCTGGTTATGGCAGGGCTATTGATACTGCAGAGGTTTACAAGAAAAATGTTCAAAGAAAAACAGATGGAATATGAAAGAGTAAAACTGGCCTACAAAGAAAAAAATAAATTGCTTAAAGACATTTTCACTTCGAAAAATGTGAAATACCCCCCCAAGAGCATATTCATAAGGGTTTTTAAAGAAGAAGGGATACTGGAGCTTTGGTCAAGCTCAAAGGATAAGCCCTACACACTTGTAAAAAGCTACCCGGTAAGCAAATCCTCAGGTGTTTTAGGACCTAAGAGAAAAGAAGGTGATAAGCAGGTGCCCGAAGGCTTTTATTTCATCGATTATTTTAATCCTTTGAGCAAATATTATCTATCCTTAAGCATCAATTACCCGAATGAGTCGGATATGATATTAGGGTACAGGGAAAATCCCGGAGGAGATATATTTATCCACGGAGGCAGCAGTACTATCGGCTGTATTCCCATTAATGATGACGGCATAAAAGAGCTATACATTGCTGCCGTTGAAGCCGTATCCCAGGGACAGGACAGGATTGAGGTTCACATTTTTCCAAAAATCATGGATGATATAGGCTTCCGGGAGCTGCAGGAGAGGCATAAGGATGATGCAGAACTGCTTTATTTCTGGGAGAATATAAAGGCAGGCTATGATGCCTTTGAAAGCACAAAAACTCTTCCTGTCATAAACATAGGACGGGACGGAAGATATATAATAAATATAAAAAAGCTTTGA
- a CDS encoding spore coat associated protein CotJA, whose protein sequence is MNNLEYARAYVLIQPYMGVVLPEEALKRGTVFPFLLKSYLPQLEKIEKGED, encoded by the coding sequence ATGAATAATTTGGAATATGCAAGAGCATATGTTTTGATCCAGCCATACATGGGAGTTGTTCTTCCCGAAGAAGCATTAAAAAGAGGTACTGTTTTTCCATTCCTTTTAAAATCATATCTGCCTCAGCTTGAAAAGATCGAAAAGGGGGAAGATTAA